From Streptomyces sp. TLI_053, a single genomic window includes:
- a CDS encoding iron-containing alcohol dehydrogenase, with protein MVASLSLPRILRIGRGAAEELGAVVAGLGLRRPLLVTDAFLTGTGAAERLSGILRGAGLDPALFDGTVPDPTTDSLVPGLEALHAHGADSVIGFGGGSPMDTAKALALLGVRGGGMRDYRAPHVNLGPALPVIAVPTTAGSGSEATQVTVITDSATDEKMMCLGPAFLPIAAVVDMELTLTMPPRLTADTGVDALTHAVEAYVSRKSGPFTDGLALTAIATIGRHLRRAYADGSDAEAREAMMLAATQAGIAFSNSSVALVHGMSRPIGAHFHVAHGLSNAMLFPAVTAFSVHAAPERYADCARALGVATGADPAATASDKLVDALHTLCRDLDVPTPRSYGIDRTAWTGLTPLMAEQALASGSPANNPAVPTAAQIEELYTRVYG; from the coding sequence GTGGTTGCCAGTCTGTCCCTGCCCCGGATCCTGCGCATCGGCCGCGGCGCGGCCGAGGAACTGGGCGCCGTCGTCGCGGGCCTCGGTCTGCGGCGCCCGCTCCTGGTGACGGACGCGTTCCTGACCGGAACCGGCGCCGCCGAGCGCCTGTCGGGGATCCTGCGCGGCGCCGGGCTCGACCCCGCGCTGTTCGACGGCACCGTGCCCGATCCGACGACCGACTCCCTCGTGCCCGGCCTGGAGGCGCTGCACGCGCACGGGGCGGACTCGGTGATCGGTTTCGGCGGCGGCAGCCCGATGGACACCGCCAAGGCCCTCGCCCTGCTGGGCGTGCGGGGCGGCGGGATGCGCGACTACCGGGCGCCGCACGTCAACCTCGGACCGGCCCTCCCCGTGATCGCCGTCCCCACCACCGCCGGCAGCGGCTCGGAGGCGACCCAGGTCACCGTCATCACCGACAGCGCCACCGACGAGAAGATGATGTGCCTGGGCCCGGCGTTCCTGCCGATCGCCGCCGTCGTCGACATGGAACTGACGCTCACGATGCCGCCCCGGCTGACCGCCGACACCGGCGTCGACGCGCTCACCCACGCCGTCGAGGCGTACGTCAGCCGCAAGTCCGGGCCCTTCACCGACGGCCTGGCCCTGACCGCGATCGCCACCATCGGCCGGCATCTGCGCCGCGCCTACGCGGACGGTTCGGACGCCGAGGCACGGGAGGCGATGATGCTCGCCGCGACCCAGGCCGGCATCGCCTTCTCCAACTCCAGCGTCGCCCTGGTGCACGGCATGAGCCGCCCGATCGGCGCCCACTTCCACGTCGCCCACGGCCTGTCCAACGCCATGCTGTTCCCGGCGGTGACCGCCTTCTCGGTGCACGCCGCACCCGAGCGATACGCCGACTGCGCCCGCGCCCTGGGCGTGGCGACCGGCGCCGACCCGGCGGCGACGGCCTCGGACAAGCTCGTCGACGCCCTGCACACGCTCTGCCGGGACCTGGACGTGCCCACCCCCCGCAGCTACGGCATCGACCGCACCGCCTGGACCGGACTGACCCCGCTGATGGCCGAACAGGCCCTGGCCTCCGGCTCTCCCGCCAACAACCCGGCCGTCCCCACCGCCGCCCAGATCGAGGAGCTGTACACCCGCGTCTACGGGTGA
- a CDS encoding TetR/AcrR family transcriptional regulator — translation MTDDGAQRPLRADARRNREKILAAAVRVFAGQGLDAQMERVAKEAGVGSATLYRNFPTREALVEAVYRNEVARLCEAAPALLAERPPADALRAWTRLFLDYVTAKYGMIDALRAAAAAGRSPYGHSRELIRDAVATLMDACVTAGVIRSDIGPADLAAALEGIALTSAGADRRPQAERLLDLTLDGLTVRR, via the coding sequence ATGACGGACGACGGGGCGCAGCGGCCGCTGCGGGCCGACGCACGGCGCAACCGGGAGAAGATCCTCGCCGCCGCCGTGCGGGTGTTCGCCGGGCAGGGGCTGGACGCGCAGATGGAGCGCGTCGCCAAGGAGGCGGGCGTGGGCAGTGCGACCCTGTACCGCAACTTCCCCACCAGGGAGGCCCTGGTGGAGGCGGTCTACCGGAACGAGGTGGCACGGCTGTGCGAGGCGGCGCCCGCGCTGCTCGCCGAGCGTCCGCCGGCCGACGCCCTGCGGGCGTGGACCCGGCTGTTCCTCGACTACGTCACGGCCAAGTACGGCATGATCGACGCGCTGCGCGCCGCCGCCGCGGCGGGGAGGAGTCCGTACGGTCACAGCCGGGAGCTGATCCGGGACGCGGTCGCGACGCTGATGGACGCCTGCGTGACCGCCGGGGTGATCCGTAGCGACATCGGCCCGGCCGACCTCGCCGCAGCCCTCGAAGGCATCGCCCTCACCTCGGCGGGCGCCGACCGCCGGCCGCAGGCCGAGCGGCTGCTCGACCTCACCCTCGACGGGCTGACGGTCCGGCGCTGA
- a CDS encoding SDR family oxidoreductase — translation MSGIRDKVIAITGASSGIGEATALHLAERGARLVLGARREDRLTAVVDRITAEGGTATGVLVDVTRRQDLRRLTETAVERFGRLDVLVSNAGTMAVSPFDDLRQDDWDAMVATHITGFLNGIAAALPLFRRQRSGHFVTIGSTAACTVRSPQGVYAATKTAVKVLTEGLRQESGPDLRVTLVSPGFTHTEGIGKGAGPEVAAALIEQRDAIAMPPSAVAAAIGFAIEQPEGVDVGEIVVRPTAQG, via the coding sequence ATGTCGGGAATCCGGGACAAGGTCATCGCGATCACGGGCGCCAGCAGCGGGATCGGCGAGGCGACCGCGCTCCACCTCGCCGAACGGGGCGCCCGGCTCGTCCTCGGCGCCCGCCGGGAGGACCGGCTGACCGCGGTCGTGGACCGCATCACGGCGGAGGGCGGCACCGCCACCGGAGTCCTCGTCGACGTCACCCGCCGCCAAGACCTCCGACGGCTGACGGAGACCGCCGTCGAACGCTTCGGCCGCCTCGACGTGCTCGTCTCCAACGCCGGCACGATGGCCGTCTCGCCGTTCGACGACCTGCGCCAGGACGACTGGGACGCCATGGTCGCGACCCATATCACCGGCTTCCTCAACGGCATCGCCGCCGCCCTGCCGCTCTTCCGCCGCCAGCGCTCCGGGCACTTCGTCACCATCGGCTCCACCGCCGCCTGCACCGTCAGGTCGCCGCAGGGCGTCTACGCGGCCACCAAGACGGCGGTGAAGGTCCTCACCGAGGGCCTGCGCCAGGAGTCGGGGCCGGATCTGCGGGTCACCCTGGTGTCACCGGGCTTCACCCACACCGAGGGCATCGGCAAGGGCGCCGGACCGGAGGTCGCGGCGGCTCTGATCGAACAGCGCGACGCGATCGCCATGCCGCCCTCCGCCGTCGCGGCCGCCATCGGCTTCGCGATCGAGCAGCCCGAAGGCGTGGACGTCGGCGAGATCGTGGTGCGGCCCACCGCGCAGGGCTGA
- a CDS encoding agmatine deiminase family protein, which produces MSHSPLARRTVLRSLAGAGLIALGASGCAAVDDLTDPAEPSSSAGNPTGGTSGAGRRLGAEWEKHERTMMSWPASEDVWGEQLAAVRKDIAEVARAVGEREPVVLLVRPGQESSARNACGSDVELLTVPVDDLWARDTVPVFVEEGGKVKGVDFNFNGWGRKQQHGNDAKVARGVLSQYGIERVETRLVAEGGSFESDGRGTLLITESSIVNDNRNPGTGRDRIEAELKQLLGVTKVIWLAGVKGKDITDAHVDCLVRFAAPGVVLLDRAFPGTPPDVWSRSADQARSVLDGATDATGARLKVVELQQPDPDKITGRGDAFVSSYMNFYLGNKGVYLPLFGDPRADDHAHDVFREHFPGREIVPLQIDTIAGGGGGIHCATHDIPAAG; this is translated from the coding sequence GTGTCCCACTCCCCCCTCGCCCGTCGTACCGTGCTGCGTTCGCTCGCCGGCGCCGGCCTGATCGCGCTCGGCGCGTCCGGCTGCGCCGCCGTGGACGACCTGACCGACCCGGCCGAACCCTCCTCCTCCGCCGGGAACCCGACCGGAGGCACCTCCGGAGCGGGGCGCCGGCTCGGCGCCGAATGGGAGAAGCACGAGCGGACGATGATGTCCTGGCCCGCCTCCGAGGACGTCTGGGGCGAGCAGCTCGCCGCCGTCCGCAAGGACATCGCCGAGGTGGCCCGGGCCGTCGGCGAGCGCGAGCCGGTGGTCCTGCTGGTCCGGCCCGGCCAGGAGTCCTCGGCCCGCAACGCCTGCGGCTCCGACGTCGAACTGCTCACCGTCCCGGTCGACGACCTGTGGGCGCGCGACACCGTGCCGGTGTTCGTCGAGGAGGGCGGAAAGGTCAAGGGCGTCGACTTCAACTTCAACGGCTGGGGCCGCAAGCAGCAGCACGGCAACGACGCCAAGGTGGCCCGGGGCGTCCTGTCGCAGTACGGGATCGAGCGGGTGGAGACCCGGCTGGTCGCCGAGGGCGGCTCCTTCGAGAGCGACGGCCGGGGCACCCTCCTGATCACCGAGAGCTCGATCGTCAACGACAACCGCAACCCCGGGACGGGCCGCGACCGGATCGAGGCCGAGCTCAAGCAGCTCCTCGGCGTCACCAAGGTGATCTGGCTGGCCGGCGTCAAGGGCAAAGACATCACCGACGCCCACGTCGACTGCCTGGTCCGCTTCGCCGCCCCCGGCGTCGTCCTGCTCGACCGGGCCTTCCCCGGCACCCCGCCGGACGTCTGGTCCCGCTCCGCCGACCAGGCCCGCTCCGTGCTCGACGGGGCCACCGACGCCACCGGCGCCCGGCTCAAGGTCGTCGAACTCCAGCAGCCCGACCCCGACAAGATCACCGGACGCGGCGACGCCTTCGTGTCCTCCTACATGAACTTCTACCTCGGCAACAAGGGCGTCTACCTGCCCCTGTTCGGGGACCCCCGGGCCGACGACCACGCCCACGACGTCTTCCGGGAGCACTTCCCCGGGCGCGAGATCGTGCCGCTCCAGATCGACACCATCGCCGGTGGCGGCGGCGGCATCCACTGCGCCACCCACGACATCCCCGCCGCCGGCTGA
- a CDS encoding peptidase inhibitor family I36 protein produces MALKSFKSAATVVAGAVAGAVMLLTATPASAANPPYDGCPAWALCLYQNGGGLGSKAIVVPPSAGGGTEIVRLTKVHFLNGDLANDQVSSWINNSQCQIEFWDDAYGELHPSQIDFASSWSWGAKGDYNAGTSTYYNNDRISGLRFYCP; encoded by the coding sequence GTGGCCCTGAAGTCGTTCAAGTCGGCTGCCACCGTCGTCGCGGGCGCGGTCGCCGGAGCGGTCATGCTGCTCACGGCGACCCCGGCCTCCGCGGCCAATCCCCCGTACGACGGCTGCCCCGCCTGGGCGCTCTGCCTGTACCAGAACGGCGGCGGCCTGGGCTCCAAGGCGATCGTCGTCCCGCCGTCGGCCGGCGGCGGCACCGAGATCGTGCGCCTCACCAAGGTCCACTTCCTCAACGGCGACCTGGCCAACGACCAGGTGTCGTCCTGGATCAACAACTCCCAGTGCCAGATCGAGTTCTGGGACGACGCCTACGGCGAGCTGCACCCGTCCCAGATCGACTTCGCCTCCTCGTGGAGCTGGGGCGCCAAGGGCGACTACAACGCCGGCACCAGCACCTACTACAACAACGACCGGATCTCCGGCCTGCGCTTCTACTGCCCGTAA
- a CDS encoding carboxylesterase family protein codes for MPAERGAGAPVVETGSGRVRGVAADGVLAFLGVPYAAGTGGAARFRPPRPHPGWSGVREADSYGPACPQRPLAEAFGARPAVVPLLPLFGIPADAGAQGEDCLVLNVWTPGVRPPAARPVLVWLHGGTDFGAGDWPRFDGAALARAGGLVVVTVNHRLGVLGHLDLSWTGRAEYAASGRVGLLDLRAALDWLRENVAAFGGDPANLTLAGGSRGASRVAALLSAGAPEPPFRRAVLSSPPPPRPAAATTPQEAAGAVLRLLGVPADRPELLAARPVAQLLDAQAVLRARDRFAFQPSADGGPVEERCYADLAAGAAPGVPLLIGSALHETTRTIDADRASWDGLSDDRFARRCSRIARQDVTGLIAEYRRERPRDPARRVAVAVTTDALYRFPALDLASARSVNATAPVYAYVFAGGTGSHGEDVLFFFDNLRHAALVSRNPANAALARAASTAWIGYCHDGRPEVPGVGPWPAYTEERRETLVLGTPTRSVADPFAARRAAWAAVRRGGRPGRVTAAAPVG; via the coding sequence ATGCCCGCTGAGCGGGGCGCCGGGGCGCCGGTGGTGGAGACCGGCTCGGGCCGGGTGCGCGGGGTGGCGGCGGACGGGGTGCTGGCCTTCCTCGGGGTGCCGTACGCCGCGGGCACCGGGGGCGCGGCGCGGTTCCGGCCGCCCCGGCCGCACCCGGGCTGGTCCGGGGTGCGGGAGGCGGACTCGTACGGCCCGGCCTGCCCGCAGCGGCCGCTGGCCGAGGCGTTCGGCGCGCGTCCGGCGGTGGTCCCGCTGCTGCCGCTGTTCGGCATTCCCGCCGACGCGGGTGCCCAGGGCGAGGACTGCCTGGTGCTGAACGTCTGGACGCCGGGCGTCCGGCCCCCGGCGGCCCGCCCGGTGCTGGTCTGGCTGCACGGCGGCACGGACTTCGGCGCGGGCGACTGGCCGCGGTTCGACGGGGCCGCGCTCGCCCGGGCGGGCGGTCTGGTGGTGGTGACGGTCAACCACCGCCTCGGCGTGCTCGGTCACCTGGACCTGTCCTGGACCGGTCGGGCCGAGTACGCCGCCTCCGGCCGGGTCGGGCTGCTGGACCTGCGGGCGGCACTGGACTGGCTGCGGGAGAACGTGGCGGCGTTCGGCGGCGACCCGGCGAACCTGACCCTGGCGGGCGGTTCGCGCGGCGCCTCCCGGGTGGCCGCCCTGCTGTCCGCGGGCGCGCCCGAACCGCCGTTCCGGCGTGCCGTCCTGAGCAGTCCGCCGCCGCCGCGCCCGGCCGCCGCGACGACGCCGCAGGAGGCGGCCGGGGCGGTGCTGCGGCTGCTCGGCGTCCCGGCGGACCGGCCGGAACTGCTGGCCGCCCGGCCGGTGGCGCAACTCCTCGACGCCCAGGCGGTGCTGCGGGCCCGGGACCGGTTCGCGTTCCAGCCCTCGGCGGACGGCGGCCCGGTCGAGGAGCGGTGCTACGCGGACCTGGCCGCCGGCGCGGCCCCGGGTGTCCCGCTGCTGATCGGCAGTGCCCTGCACGAGACCACCCGGACCATCGACGCCGACCGGGCGTCCTGGGACGGTCTGAGCGACGACCGGTTCGCCCGCCGCTGCTCGCGGATCGCCCGGCAGGACGTCACCGGGCTGATCGCCGAGTACCGGCGCGAGCGGCCGCGGGACCCGGCGCGGCGGGTCGCGGTCGCCGTCACCACCGACGCGCTGTACCGCTTCCCGGCCCTGGACCTGGCCTCGGCCCGGAGCGTCAACGCCACCGCCCCGGTGTACGCGTACGTCTTCGCGGGCGGCACCGGCAGCCACGGCGAGGACGTCCTGTTCTTCTTCGACAACCTGCGCCACGCGGCCCTGGTGTCCCGGAACCCCGCCAACGCCGCGCTCGCCCGGGCCGCCAGCACGGCCTGGATCGGCTACTGCCACGACGGGCGGCCCGAGGTCCCCGGCGTCGGACCCTGGCCCGCCTACACCGAGGAGCGGCGGGAGACCCTGGTCCTCGGTACCCCCACCCGCTCGGTCGCCGATCCCTTCGCGGCCCGTCGCGCGGCCTGGGCGGCCGTCCGCCGGGGTGGCCGCCCGGGCCGGGTGACGGCGGCCGCCCCGGTCGGGTGA
- a CDS encoding serine/threonine-protein kinase — protein sequence MSADRSPFATPPVFQELTRDDPREVGGYRLFARLGAGGMGRVYLSYTPGGRPVALKVVRPELAEDPEFRARFAQEVASARRIHGLFTAQLVDAGVDAVTPWLATTYVPGPSLQQVVQRFGPLPERTVLLLIAGIAEALQAIHGTGVVHRDLKPGNVLIAPDGPRVIDFGIARAADAGALTSTGLRIGSPAYMAPEQATGRPATPATDVYALGALAVHVATGAPPFGDGPDPATLYRTVHEEPDLDPVPEGLRGLLLDCLAKRPEDRPTTAEVIAAVREHPAVAGHLRFGDDWLPHPLTSQITRHADLPQVPAEAAGGSADGDPDQAPTMLAPRSAAAPTVVAPALPPASATVTAAGRPAPHDGRAVDPAGGRARAKPRRGPGLGRTAVTAAVALTVGAAATVLLLDTPETVEAATSEDRVTAPATPGTPAPTSAPASVPAPATPSPSATPAPTPTPTPGADYAVAYRATELTSADAGYEFDLATGTVVPADSVSWYLGRGENEFLVPETADSYIGRDAALGVAECVKGLSSRPTGRVPFGAVGPRGAFCVRSADGRSLAVVRVLSTSGTEGPVRVSVDHYRRNG from the coding sequence ATGTCCGCCGACCGATCCCCCTTCGCCACGCCGCCGGTCTTCCAGGAGCTGACCCGGGACGACCCCCGCGAGGTCGGCGGCTACCGGCTGTTCGCCCGGCTCGGCGCCGGCGGCATGGGCCGGGTCTACCTCTCCTACACCCCCGGCGGGCGGCCGGTCGCCCTCAAGGTGGTCCGGCCCGAACTCGCCGAGGACCCGGAGTTCCGGGCCCGCTTCGCCCAGGAGGTGGCGAGCGCCCGGCGGATCCACGGCCTCTTCACCGCCCAGCTGGTCGACGCGGGCGTGGACGCCGTCACCCCGTGGCTGGCCACCACCTACGTCCCCGGCCCGTCGCTGCAACAGGTGGTGCAGCGCTTCGGCCCGCTGCCCGAGCGGACGGTGCTGCTGCTGATCGCCGGCATCGCGGAGGCGCTCCAGGCGATCCACGGCACCGGGGTGGTGCACCGCGACCTGAAGCCGGGCAACGTCCTGATCGCCCCCGACGGCCCCAGGGTGATCGACTTCGGCATCGCCCGGGCGGCCGACGCGGGTGCGCTCACCAGTACCGGCCTGCGCATCGGCTCCCCCGCGTACATGGCGCCCGAGCAGGCCACCGGCCGGCCCGCGACACCCGCCACCGACGTCTACGCCCTCGGCGCCCTGGCCGTCCACGTCGCGACCGGCGCCCCGCCGTTCGGGGACGGCCCGGACCCGGCGACGCTCTACCGGACCGTGCACGAGGAGCCCGACCTCGACCCGGTCCCGGAGGGCCTGCGCGGACTGCTGCTGGACTGCCTCGCCAAGCGGCCCGAGGACCGCCCCACCACCGCCGAGGTGATCGCAGCCGTCCGCGAGCACCCGGCCGTCGCCGGGCACCTGCGGTTCGGCGACGACTGGCTGCCGCACCCGCTGACCAGCCAGATCACCCGGCACGCCGACCTGCCGCAGGTACCGGCCGAGGCGGCCGGCGGGTCCGCCGACGGCGATCCGGACCAGGCACCGACGATGCTCGCCCCGCGGTCGGCGGCGGCCCCGACGGTGGTGGCCCCGGCGCTACCGCCCGCGAGCGCCACCGTGACGGCGGCCGGGCGGCCGGCACCGCACGACGGCCGGGCCGTCGATCCGGCCGGTGGCCGGGCGCGGGCGAAGCCGCGCCGCGGACCGGGCCTCGGGCGCACCGCGGTGACCGCCGCCGTCGCGCTGACGGTCGGCGCCGCGGCCACCGTGCTGCTGCTGGACACCCCGGAGACGGTGGAGGCCGCGACCTCCGAGGACCGGGTGACCGCCCCGGCCACGCCCGGCACGCCCGCGCCCACCTCCGCACCGGCCTCCGTGCCGGCCCCGGCCACGCCGTCCCCGTCCGCCACCCCGGCGCCGACGCCGACCCCGACCCCGGGCGCCGACTACGCCGTCGCCTACCGCGCGACCGAGCTGACCTCGGCGGACGCCGGCTACGAGTTCGACCTCGCGACCGGCACCGTGGTCCCGGCCGACAGCGTGTCCTGGTACCTCGGCCGGGGCGAGAACGAGTTCCTGGTCCCGGAGACCGCCGATTCCTACATCGGCCGGGACGCCGCCCTGGGGGTGGCCGAGTGCGTCAAGGGGCTGAGCAGCCGGCCGACCGGGCGGGTGCCGTTCGGCGCCGTCGGCCCCCGGGGCGCCTTCTGCGTCCGGTCCGCCGACGGCCGGTCGCTCGCCGTGGTCCGGGTGCTCTCCACCTCGGGCACCGAGGGGCCGGTCAGAGTGTCCGTGGACCACTACCGCCGCAACGGCTGA
- a CDS encoding AMP-binding protein translates to MHSLRLAAAPALVDGVEAVPASTVAVGLAAVGRGLAGPDKALVAILTGRGPAGLLAYLGALDLGHAVLVKERPDLATRDGLLAAYRPEFALDEGDEPLPAGYRPVGELCGARLLGRAEAAGSVIHPELAALITTSGSLGPAKAVRLSYANLAANAGAVAAALGLGPQDVGITSLPFDYSFGLSVVNSHLVAGAPLVLSRLSPTSRRFWQTAARTGVTDLGAVPLTYRLLHGTGWRPDAFPALRLACQAGGPLEPALVEHFGRLMAAHGGGFCPMYGATEATARMCCLGPEELFEHLGSVGRPVPGGRIRLAGADADGVGEIVYEGPNVMLGYASGRADLAEGRSVPEVLHTGDLGRLERGMLYVLGRKDRQLKLYGKRVLPDEIERRLAAVGPAAVVPTAADSAVVFVEGRSEPFRDAWLDVLRELGLPAECLALRATPGLPRTGSGKVDLGRLRELADAR, encoded by the coding sequence GTGCACTCGCTCCGGCTCGCGGCGGCGCCCGCGTTGGTGGACGGCGTCGAGGCCGTGCCCGCCTCGACCGTGGCCGTCGGCCTGGCGGCCGTCGGGCGCGGTCTCGCCGGGCCGGACAAGGCGCTGGTCGCGATCCTGACCGGGCGCGGCCCGGCCGGCCTGCTGGCATATCTGGGCGCCCTCGACCTCGGCCACGCCGTGCTGGTGAAGGAGCGGCCGGACCTCGCCACCCGGGACGGCCTGCTCGCCGCCTACCGGCCTGAGTTCGCGCTCGACGAGGGTGACGAGCCGCTCCCGGCGGGGTACCGCCCCGTCGGGGAACTGTGCGGCGCCCGGCTGCTCGGCCGGGCGGAGGCCGCCGGCAGCGTGATCCACCCCGAGCTGGCCGCGCTGATCACCACCTCGGGCTCGCTGGGCCCTGCCAAGGCCGTCCGGCTGTCGTACGCGAACCTGGCGGCCAACGCCGGTGCGGTCGCGGCCGCGCTGGGCCTCGGGCCGCAGGACGTCGGGATCACCTCGCTCCCGTTCGACTACAGCTTCGGCCTGTCAGTGGTGAACTCCCACCTGGTGGCCGGCGCGCCGCTGGTGCTCTCCCGGCTGAGCCCGACCTCCCGGCGGTTCTGGCAGACCGCCGCCCGGACGGGGGTGACCGACCTGGGGGCGGTCCCGCTCACCTACCGCCTGCTGCACGGCACCGGCTGGCGGCCGGACGCGTTCCCCGCGCTGCGGCTCGCCTGCCAGGCCGGGGGCCCGCTGGAACCGGCCCTGGTCGAGCACTTCGGGCGGCTGATGGCGGCGCACGGCGGCGGCTTCTGCCCGATGTACGGGGCGACCGAGGCCACCGCGCGGATGTGCTGCCTCGGTCCGGAGGAGCTGTTCGAGCACCTCGGTTCGGTCGGACGGCCGGTGCCGGGCGGGCGGATCCGGCTGGCGGGCGCGGACGCGGACGGCGTCGGCGAGATCGTCTACGAGGGACCCAACGTCATGCTGGGCTACGCGTCCGGCCGGGCCGACCTGGCCGAGGGCCGCAGCGTGCCCGAGGTGCTGCACACGGGCGACCTCGGGCGGCTGGAGCGCGGGATGCTCTACGTGCTGGGCCGCAAGGACCGCCAGTTGAAGCTGTACGGGAAGCGGGTCCTCCCGGACGAGATCGAACGGCGGCTGGCGGCGGTCGGCCCGGCCGCGGTGGTGCCGACGGCCGCCGACAGTGCCGTGGTCTTCGTCGAGGGCCGCAGCGAACCGTTCCGGGACGCGTGGCTGGACGTGCTGCGCGAGCTCGGACTTCCGGCCGAGTGCCTGGCGCTGCGGGCGACGCCGGGCCTGCCGCGCACCGGCTCGGGCAAGGTCGACCTCGGCCGGCTGCGGGAGTTGGCCGATGCCCGCTGA
- a CDS encoding phosphopantetheine-binding protein, protein MTGRQHLCRLVADKPETRDWSVMGGVVEKPVRVPAPAPVPTPTAVAERALAAHPGVLEAAVAPSGDGVGVLVVLDEMSTALEVREDLRASLLAAGLEAEPAVLPVVRLPAPPLGTFEELVAGASVPGAAEVSRYEAPAAGPEADLAGRLAGFLGLPRVGALDDFVELGGDSLVAVAFLHAVQEAYAVPLGVVELFTAGTVRGIAGLLAARPAAAPQVA, encoded by the coding sequence ATGACTGGCCGTCAGCACCTGTGCAGACTGGTGGCCGACAAGCCGGAGACCAGGGACTGGAGCGTCATGGGTGGGGTAGTCGAGAAGCCGGTCCGGGTACCGGCGCCAGCACCGGTGCCGACGCCGACGGCGGTGGCCGAGCGGGCGCTCGCGGCCCACCCGGGTGTGCTGGAGGCGGCGGTGGCGCCGTCCGGCGACGGGGTGGGGGTCCTGGTGGTGCTCGACGAGATGTCGACGGCGCTGGAGGTCCGGGAGGACCTGCGCGCCTCGCTGCTCGCGGCCGGGCTGGAGGCCGAGCCCGCGGTGCTGCCCGTGGTCAGGCTGCCCGCGCCGCCGCTGGGGACGTTCGAGGAACTCGTGGCCGGGGCGTCCGTGCCGGGTGCCGCGGAGGTGTCCCGGTACGAGGCGCCGGCCGCCGGGCCGGAGGCGGACCTGGCGGGCCGGCTGGCCGGGTTCCTCGGTCTGCCGCGGGTCGGCGCCCTGGACGACTTCGTCGAGCTGGGCGGGGACTCGCTGGTCGCGGTGGCCTTCCTGCACGCGGTGCAGGAGGCGTACGCCGTGCCGCTGGGCGTGGTCGAGCTGTTCACCGCCGGTACCGTCCGCGGGATCGCCGGGCTGCTGGCCGCACGGCCCGCGGCCGCCCCGCAGGTGGCGTGA
- a CDS encoding LysR family transcriptional regulator, with protein sequence MRPRPRPRPRPDAPAPERPGGPEPRDLRADDLRHLLAVARTGRLVSAADVLGVDHTTVSRRITALERSLGVRLMERGTEGWVLTDAGRAVAENARTIEDALVRVVDAVSGQDPPSLHGTVRVSAPDGFGTLFATPALARVRRRHPRLQVELITATRELPLRPAGFDLALTIGRPPRSRLVTEHLTDYALGLYAGDEYLARCGAPVTVAELREHPLVFYIESMLQVGDLDIERHLPGCTPAFSSTNVFAQVEATRLGTGVGVLPAFLADRAGLRRLLPGEVDIRLPITLAVRREAVTHPAVRAVRDALHLEVAERAAELLPLRGDG encoded by the coding sequence ATGCGCCCCCGTCCCCGACCCCGTCCCCGACCGGACGCCCCAGCCCCGGAGCGCCCCGGCGGGCCCGAGCCGCGCGACCTGCGTGCGGACGACCTGCGCCATCTGCTCGCCGTCGCCCGCACGGGGCGCCTGGTGAGCGCCGCCGACGTGCTGGGCGTGGACCACACCACGGTGTCCCGCCGGATCACCGCGCTGGAACGCAGCCTCGGTGTGCGGCTGATGGAACGCGGCACGGAGGGCTGGGTGCTGACGGACGCCGGCCGGGCGGTCGCCGAGAACGCCCGCACGATCGAGGACGCCCTGGTCCGGGTCGTGGACGCGGTGTCCGGCCAGGACCCGCCGTCCCTGCACGGCACCGTCCGGGTGAGCGCCCCGGACGGCTTCGGCACCCTGTTCGCCACCCCGGCACTGGCCCGGGTACGCCGCCGCCACCCCCGGCTCCAGGTCGAACTCATCACAGCGACACGGGAGTTGCCGCTGCGCCCGGCGGGTTTCGACCTCGCCCTGACGATCGGCCGGCCGCCCCGGAGCCGACTGGTGACCGAGCACCTCACCGACTACGCGCTCGGCCTGTACGCCGGTGACGAGTACCTCGCCCGGTGCGGGGCGCCGGTCACGGTGGCCGAACTGCGGGAGCACCCGCTGGTCTTCTACATCGAGTCGATGCTCCAGGTCGGCGATCTCGACATCGAACGCCATCTGCCGGGCTGCACACCGGCGTTCTCCTCCACCAACGTCTTCGCCCAGGTGGAGGCGACCCGGCTGGGCACCGGCGTGGGCGTGCTCCCGGCCTTCCTCGCGGACCGGGCCGGGCTGCGGCGGCTGCTGCCCGGGGAGGTCGACATCCGGCTCCCGATCACCCTGGCCGTCCGCCGCGAGGCCGTCACCCACCCGGCCGTGCGGGCGGTCCGCGACGCGCTGCACCTCGAGGTCGCCGAACGCGCCGCCGAGCTGCTCCCGCTGCGGGGCGACGGGTAG